From Pseudomonas poae, the proteins below share one genomic window:
- a CDS encoding DUF4350 domain-containing protein: MNRPLLWVGLLVTCLLGAAGYYAWSKAIPYDVVVDRGPAPEALANPYLAAEHFLRQQGLAVEHANSLERLTTLTAKGNSLLILGERSNMSPRQVEQLLGWAKAGGHLLLVAEALWDEETGKSGDLLLDRLHIHQTLSDEPEDPEPVVKKPLKKKAPDLTKLYVDNETAPAYFSFDTDFNLTDPKHLAQFSANSARSSHLMQLDLGEGRVTVITDSDLWTAPDIGQHDNAWLLWYLTQGTGVTLLFNSDFDDLFTLLLRYFPQALVALIALIGLGLWHAGMRQGPVQAPAAKARRQLQEHLKASADFLLRRSGQGSLLLALQRDILRVARHRHPGFEHLDNAEQWRVLEHLTHQPSHVISQALGPLAAKRLSSADFSRQVACLQTLRNAL; the protein is encoded by the coding sequence ATGAACCGGCCATTGTTGTGGGTAGGGCTACTGGTGACGTGCCTGCTTGGCGCCGCTGGTTATTACGCCTGGAGCAAAGCCATTCCCTACGACGTGGTGGTGGATCGTGGCCCCGCGCCTGAGGCCTTGGCCAACCCTTACCTGGCGGCCGAACACTTTCTGCGCCAACAAGGCCTGGCCGTGGAACATGCCAATAGCCTGGAACGGCTGACGACCCTGACCGCCAAGGGCAACAGCCTGCTGATACTGGGCGAACGCAGCAACATGTCACCACGCCAGGTGGAGCAACTATTGGGCTGGGCCAAGGCAGGCGGCCATCTATTGCTGGTGGCCGAAGCGCTGTGGGATGAAGAGACCGGCAAAAGTGGCGACCTGTTGCTCGATCGCCTGCATATCCACCAGACCTTGAGTGACGAACCTGAAGACCCCGAGCCCGTCGTTAAAAAACCTCTTAAAAAGAAAGCACCGGACCTGACCAAGCTGTATGTCGACAATGAAACCGCCCCGGCCTATTTCAGCTTCGACACCGACTTCAATCTCACCGACCCCAAGCACCTGGCGCAATTTTCGGCCAACAGCGCAAGGTCGAGCCACCTGATGCAACTCGACCTCGGCGAAGGCCGTGTCACGGTGATCACCGACAGTGACCTGTGGACAGCCCCGGACATCGGCCAACACGACAATGCCTGGCTGCTGTGGTACCTGACCCAGGGTACTGGCGTGACCTTGCTGTTCAACAGTGACTTCGACGACCTGTTCACCCTGCTGCTGCGGTATTTTCCGCAGGCTCTGGTGGCACTCATCGCCTTGATCGGGCTGGGGCTCTGGCACGCCGGCATGCGCCAGGGCCCGGTCCAGGCGCCCGCAGCCAAGGCGCGCCGACAGTTGCAGGAGCACCTCAAAGCCAGCGCTGATTTCCTGCTGCGCCGCAGTGGCCAGGGCTCGCTGCTGCTGGCTTTGCAGCGCGACATCCTGCGCGTCGCTCGGCACCGCCACCCGGGCTTTGAACACCTCGACAACGCAGAACAGTGGCGGGTGCTGGAACACCTGACGCATCAACCCTCTCACGTCATCAGCCAGGCCCTCGGCCCACTTGCGGCAAAACGGCTTTCCAGCGCCGATTTCAGCCGTCAGGTGGCGTGCCTGCAAACCCTCAGGAATGCCCTATGA
- a CDS encoding DUF4129 domain-containing protein translates to MRLSDASVVIRPRSSWEAMDLGVLMAREHRVLLMSSWALVTLPVFALLTVLLWKYPSTAMFLFWWLKPAFDRLPLYILSKALFGETPSLKQAVRQWPRLLKGQLLASLTWRRLSLSRSFALPVSQLEGLDGQARQKRLGVLQQRNAGAARWLTTIGVHLEIGLWFGCMALFYLLIPQQLEMDWDWQRLALSTSSQGLWLEHLGNAFYALILVFWEPIYVACGFSLYLNRRTVLEAWDLELVFRRLRQRLSSVAPLMLLVVGLMLLPLSTPVMADVSTPPKPLSTQDASRSIKSLLDKPPFKNPETVTRYRFGEDKPAVKNDTQRDGKLPAWLQALLDNLNSDTFKHIALGLEVLLWSLLVGGLTLLVWRYRDWLRTFVRRRESRQPKTLKPLPTQLFGLELGAETLPEDIASTAEQLWATQPREALGLLYRGLLSRLLHDFNLPLKSADTEGEVLQRVHQLQQPQLLAFSDELTRHWQNLAYGHRLPPSSTQQKLCSDWRSLFSSEGSR, encoded by the coding sequence ATGCGCCTGAGTGATGCCAGCGTGGTAATCCGCCCGCGTAGCTCCTGGGAAGCCATGGACCTTGGCGTATTAATGGCTCGGGAACATCGCGTGCTGTTGATGAGTAGCTGGGCACTGGTAACCCTGCCGGTTTTCGCCTTGCTCACCGTGCTGCTGTGGAAATATCCGTCCACCGCCATGTTCCTGTTCTGGTGGCTCAAGCCGGCCTTCGACCGCCTGCCGCTGTATATCCTGTCCAAGGCTTTGTTTGGCGAAACGCCCAGCCTCAAGCAAGCCGTACGCCAGTGGCCGCGCCTGCTGAAGGGGCAATTGCTGGCCAGCCTGACCTGGCGGCGGCTCAGCCTGAGCCGCAGTTTTGCCCTGCCGGTCAGCCAACTTGAAGGCCTCGATGGCCAGGCACGTCAAAAACGCCTGGGAGTGCTGCAGCAACGTAACGCAGGTGCTGCGCGCTGGCTGACCACCATCGGCGTGCACCTGGAGATCGGCCTGTGGTTCGGCTGCATGGCGCTGTTCTACCTGCTTATTCCCCAGCAACTCGAAATGGATTGGGACTGGCAACGCCTGGCACTGTCGACCAGCTCGCAAGGGCTGTGGCTTGAGCACCTGGGCAACGCCTTCTACGCCTTGATCCTGGTGTTTTGGGAACCGATCTATGTCGCCTGCGGTTTCAGCCTTTACCTAAACCGCCGCACCGTACTGGAGGCATGGGACCTGGAGCTGGTGTTCCGTCGCCTTCGTCAGCGCCTGAGCAGTGTGGCTCCCCTGATGTTGCTGGTGGTCGGGCTTATGCTGCTGCCGTTGAGCACACCCGTCATGGCCGACGTGTCCACGCCGCCCAAGCCACTGAGCACTCAAGATGCGAGCCGATCCATCAAGTCCCTGCTGGACAAGCCCCCGTTCAAAAACCCGGAAACCGTCACACGCTATCGCTTTGGCGAAGACAAGCCCGCGGTTAAAAACGACACACAGCGTGATGGAAAACTCCCGGCTTGGCTGCAGGCGCTGCTGGACAACCTCAACAGCGATACCTTCAAGCACATCGCCCTAGGTCTGGAAGTACTGTTATGGAGCCTTTTGGTGGGTGGCCTGACCCTGCTGGTGTGGCGCTATCGCGACTGGTTGCGCACCTTTGTGCGTAGGCGCGAGTCGCGCCAACCCAAAACCCTCAAACCACTGCCCACGCAATTGTTCGGCCTGGAACTGGGCGCCGAGACATTGCCTGAGGATATCGCCAGCACCGCCGAGCAACTATGGGCCACCCAGCCAAGGGAGGCCCTCGGTCTTCTGTATCGCGGCCTGCTCAGCCGGTTACTGCATGACTTCAACCTGCCGCTGAAAAGCGCCGATACCGAAGGAGAAGTTCTGCAACGTGTTCATCAGTTGCAGCAACCGCAGTTGCTGGCCTTCAGCGATGAGTTGACCCGGCATTGGCAAAACCTTGCCTATGGTCATCGCCTTCCGCCCTCTTCGACCCAACAAAAACTGTGCAGTGATTGGCGCAGCCTGTTCAGTTCGGAAGGCTCCCGATGA
- a CDS encoding stage II sporulation protein M — protein sequence MKQSLFESRHQPQWQAFAEQLKQLEQGKAKAGEIADFPHQYRRLCQHLALAQERGYSSYLVDPLQQLALRGHQQLYRHRSQLAANVLSFVLADFPRLVREQWRFVLIASLLFFGSLVGIALLVYLFPDLIYSIVSPQQVAEMQAMYDPEASRLGRAAERASSEDWMMFGYYVMHNIGIAFQTFAAGLLFGLGSVFFLIFNGLIIGAVSGHLTEIGYGQTFWSFVIGHGAFELSAIALAGAAGLQLGWALIAPGHLTRGESLRLAAHKSVQMLCGVMVFLLIAAFIEAYWSSTTGIAPWVKYLVGTALWLLVAAYLIFAGRSRHAPE from the coding sequence ATGAAGCAGAGCCTGTTCGAAAGCCGCCACCAACCACAATGGCAAGCCTTTGCCGAACAACTGAAGCAGTTGGAACAGGGCAAGGCCAAGGCCGGCGAAATAGCCGACTTCCCTCATCAGTACCGGCGACTGTGCCAGCATCTGGCCTTGGCTCAGGAGCGGGGTTACAGCAGCTACCTGGTGGACCCGTTACAGCAACTGGCCCTGCGTGGCCACCAACAGTTATATCGTCATCGCAGCCAATTGGCGGCCAACGTGCTGAGCTTCGTACTGGCCGATTTTCCTCGGCTGGTGCGCGAACAATGGCGTTTCGTGCTGATCGCCAGTCTGCTGTTCTTCGGCAGCCTGGTGGGTATTGCCCTGCTGGTCTACCTGTTTCCAGACCTGATCTACAGCATCGTAAGCCCCCAGCAGGTGGCCGAGATGCAGGCCATGTACGACCCCGAAGCCAGTCGCCTGGGCCGCGCAGCCGAACGTGCATCCAGCGAAGACTGGATGATGTTCGGCTACTACGTGATGCACAACATCGGCATCGCATTCCAAACGTTTGCCGCTGGATTGCTGTTCGGCCTGGGCAGTGTGTTCTTCCTGATTTTCAACGGTCTGATCATCGGCGCAGTCTCCGGGCACCTGACCGAAATCGGCTATGGGCAGACCTTCTGGTCGTTCGTGATCGGTCATGGTGCGTTCGAACTGAGTGCGATCGCCCTCGCCGGTGCGGCAGGGTTGCAACTGGGTTGGGCACTGATTGCTCCCGGGCACTTGACCCGTGGCGAGTCCTTACGGCTGGCCGCCCATAAAAGCGTGCAGATGCTGTGTGGGGTGATGGTGTTCCTGCTGATCGCGGCGTTTATCGAGGCTTACTGGTCCTCCACCACCGGAATAGCCCCATGGGTCAAATACCTGGTAGGCACCGCGCTCTGGCTGTTAGTGGCCGCTTACCTGATCTTCGCCGGAAGGAGCCGCCATGCGCCTGAGTGA
- a CDS encoding RDD family protein: MPTAPLDTCYQIETPEGIDLPLRPAGLMPRALAFAFDLGLRGVVMGVLLVPLALLGNIGIGLGSLLLFLISWWYMVLFEVLNQGCSPGKQVMGLRVVQDDGTPIGWSASLIRNLLRFVDMLPFGYFLGAISCLQHPHFKRLGDLAAGTLVIYREHALARPNVPQAPALRLPFALELSEQRAILGFAERQGELSADRVHELASILATPLQVSPARAVEQLNGVARGLLGPT, from the coding sequence ATGCCAACAGCCCCATTGGATACCTGCTACCAGATCGAGACCCCGGAGGGCATCGACCTGCCGCTGCGCCCTGCCGGCCTGATGCCGCGTGCGCTGGCTTTTGCCTTTGACCTGGGTCTGCGTGGAGTGGTCATGGGTGTGCTGCTGGTGCCATTGGCCTTGCTTGGCAATATAGGCATCGGCCTGGGCTCACTGCTGCTGTTTCTGATCAGCTGGTGGTACATGGTGCTCTTCGAGGTGCTCAACCAGGGCTGCTCACCGGGCAAACAGGTCATGGGCCTGCGTGTAGTACAGGACGACGGCACCCCGATCGGCTGGTCTGCCTCCCTGATCCGCAACCTGCTGCGGTTTGTCGACATGCTGCCCTTCGGCTACTTTCTCGGCGCGATCAGTTGCCTGCAACATCCTCACTTCAAGCGCCTGGGCGACCTGGCCGCCGGCACACTGGTGATCTACCGCGAACACGCCCTTGCACGCCCCAACGTGCCTCAAGCGCCGGCGCTACGCTTGCCCTTCGCCCTGGAGCTGAGCGAACAGCGGGCCATCCTTGGGTTTGCCGAACGTCAGGGCGAACTGTCCGCAGACCGCGTTCACGAATTGGCGTCGATCCTCGCCACACCTCTACAGGTATCCCCGGCCCGCGCCGTGGAGCAGCTCAATGGCGTGGCCCGTGGCCTGCTGGGGCCGACATGA
- the sbcB gene encoding exodeoxyribonuclease I, producing MTSIFWYDYETTGINPRSDRPLQVAGIRTDLELNEIGAPVNLYCQPSDDILPHPAACAITGITPGILAEKGLAEADFMTRVHAELAAPGTCGAGYNTLRFDDEMTRYSLYRNFFDPYAREWQGGNSRWDLIDVVRTAYALRPEGIEWPQQDGRVTLKLERLTAANGIDHGQAHDALSDVRATIALARLVREKQPKLYDWLFQLRSKQRVMDQVRLLQPMVHISGRFSAERHYLGVVLPLAWHPRNRNALIVCDLGLDPQGLLELGADALRQRLYTRRDELAEGELPVPLKLVHINRCPVVAPLNVLRAEDRERLHLDMSIYEERALRLTDAQELWRDKLAAIYAQEEFAANEDPEQQLYDGFIGDRDRRLCEQVRVAEPAQLAHPQWPFDDQRLPELLFRYRARNFPGTLNNEEQQRWRLFCQQRLSNPEWGAPITLEVFNQARHELAASATPAQCEVLAQWQEYADSLAARMNL from the coding sequence GTGACCTCCATTTTCTGGTACGACTATGAAACCACCGGTATCAACCCGCGCAGCGATCGCCCGCTCCAGGTAGCCGGTATTCGTACGGACCTCGAACTCAACGAGATCGGCGCTCCGGTCAATCTCTATTGTCAGCCGAGCGACGACATCCTGCCCCATCCCGCCGCCTGCGCAATTACCGGCATTACACCAGGGATACTCGCGGAAAAAGGCTTGGCCGAGGCCGATTTCATGACCCGGGTACATGCCGAACTGGCCGCTCCGGGTACCTGTGGCGCCGGCTATAACACCTTGCGCTTTGACGATGAAATGACGCGCTACAGCCTGTATCGCAATTTTTTTGACCCTTACGCGCGGGAGTGGCAGGGCGGTAATAGCCGCTGGGATTTGATCGACGTGGTGCGCACCGCCTACGCGCTGCGCCCGGAAGGCATTGAGTGGCCGCAGCAGGATGGGCGCGTCACGCTCAAGCTGGAGCGCCTTACCGCCGCCAACGGTATCGACCATGGTCAGGCCCACGATGCGTTGTCCGACGTGCGCGCCACGATTGCCCTGGCGCGACTGGTTCGCGAAAAACAGCCCAAGCTGTACGACTGGCTGTTCCAGCTGCGCAGCAAACAACGAGTGATGGACCAGGTGCGCCTGTTGCAACCGATGGTGCATATTTCTGGACGTTTCTCTGCAGAGCGTCATTATCTGGGCGTTGTATTGCCGCTTGCCTGGCACCCGCGCAACCGCAATGCGCTGATCGTCTGCGACCTTGGGCTCGACCCTCAAGGGCTGCTGGAGCTTGGCGCGGATGCCTTGCGCCAACGCCTGTACACGCGCCGTGACGAGCTGGCTGAGGGCGAACTGCCGGTGCCGCTCAAGTTGGTGCATATCAACCGCTGCCCCGTGGTCGCCCCGTTGAATGTGCTGCGGGCTGAAGACCGTGAACGTTTGCACTTGGATATGAGCATTTATGAGGAGCGGGCGCTGCGGCTAACTGACGCACAGGAACTTTGGCGCGATAAGTTGGCGGCCATTTACGCGCAGGAAGAATTTGCTGCGAATGAGGACCCGGAACAACAGCTTTACGATGGTTTTATCGGTGACCGTGATCGGCGCTTATGCGAACAAGTCCGGGTGGCCGAACCGGCGCAATTAGCGCACCCGCAGTGGCCTTTTGATGATCAGCGTTTACCTGAATTATTGTTTCGCTACCGTGCACGTAACTTCCCGGGCACCTTGAACAACGAGGAGCAACAACGCTGGAGGCTTTTCTGTCAGCAACGTTTGTCAAACCCCGAGTGGGGCGCTCCAATTACCCTTGAGGTATTTAACCAGGCCCGGCATGAGTTGGCTGCAAGTGCGACACCCGCTCAGTGTGAGGTGCTGGCGCAGTGGCAGGAATATGCCGACTCTTTAGCGGCGCGGATGAATCTGTAG
- a CDS encoding DNA binding protein, which yields MSLINEYRATEEAIKELQARLKNLSQDDKLQTELEFEGKLRTLMGEYSKSLRDIIALLDPESKVKAPRGAVKTTGTKRARKVKQYKNPHNGEVIETKGGNHKTLKEWKAKWGGDVVEGWATLLG from the coding sequence ATGTCTCTGATCAACGAATACCGTGCCACCGAAGAAGCTATCAAAGAGCTGCAAGCCCGTTTGAAGAACCTGTCCCAAGACGACAAACTGCAAACCGAGCTGGAATTCGAAGGCAAATTGCGCACCCTGATGGGTGAATACTCCAAATCCCTGCGTGACATCATCGCGCTGCTGGACCCAGAGTCGAAAGTTAAAGCACCACGTGGCGCTGTGAAAACTACCGGCACCAAACGTGCTCGCAAGGTCAAACAATACAAAAACCCGCACAACGGCGAAGTGATTGAAACCAAAGGTGGCAACCACAAAACTCTGAAAGAGTGGAAAGCCAAGTGGGGCGGCGACGTGGTTGAAGGCTGGGCTACCCTGCTGGGCTAA
- the purU gene encoding formyltetrahydrofolate deformylase: protein MRTFRLVIACPDRVGIVAKVSNFLASHNGWITEASHHSDNLSGWFFMRHEIRADTLPFGLEAFREAFAPIAEEFSMTWHITDTEQKKRVVLMASRESHCLADLLHRWHSDELDCEIACVISNHDDLRSMVEWHGIPYYHVPVNPQDKEPAFAEVSRLVKQHEADVVVLARYMQILPPELCSEYAGKVINIHHSFLPSFVGAKPYHQASLRGVKLIGATCHYVTEELDAGPIIEQDVVRVSHSDSIEDMVRFGRDVEKMVLARGLRYHLEDRVLVHGNKTVVF from the coding sequence ATGCGCACTTTTCGGCTGGTGATTGCTTGCCCGGACCGGGTTGGCATCGTTGCCAAAGTCAGTAACTTTCTGGCCTCTCACAACGGTTGGATCACCGAGGCGAGCCATCACTCGGACAATCTCAGCGGTTGGTTCTTCATGCGTCACGAAATTCGTGCCGATACGCTGCCCTTTGGCCTGGAGGCTTTTCGCGAGGCATTTGCGCCGATCGCCGAAGAGTTTTCGATGACCTGGCACATCACCGACACCGAGCAGAAAAAACGCGTGGTGTTGATGGCCAGCCGCGAGTCCCATTGCCTGGCGGACCTGCTGCACCGCTGGCACAGCGATGAACTGGACTGCGAGATTGCCTGTGTCATCTCCAACCATGACGACCTGCGCAGCATGGTCGAATGGCATGGCATCCCTTACTACCACGTGCCGGTGAACCCGCAGGACAAGGAGCCGGCTTTCGCCGAGGTGTCCCGCCTGGTCAAACAGCACGAGGCCGACGTGGTGGTGCTGGCGCGCTACATGCAAATCCTGCCGCCGGAACTGTGCAGCGAATACGCCGGCAAGGTGATCAACATTCACCACAGTTTCCTGCCTTCGTTTGTCGGCGCCAAGCCGTATCACCAGGCGTCCTTGCGCGGCGTGAAGTTGATTGGAGCAACCTGCCACTACGTCACCGAGGAGCTGGACGCCGGCCCGATCATCGAGCAGGACGTGGTACGTGTCAGCCACAGCGACAGCATTGAAGACATGGTGCGTTTCGGCCGTGACGTCGAGAAGATGGTCCTGGCCCGTGGCCTGCGTTACCACCTGGAAGACCGCGTGCTGGTGCACGGCAACAAGACGGTCGTGTTCTGA
- a CDS encoding methyl-accepting chemotaxis protein has product MNKNLRFSHKILLAASLIVIAAFALFTLYNDYLQRNALRDDLNNYLHEMGDVTASNIQTWLTGRIALVENAAQNIAVNPEPSTVASLLEQKTLTSSFMATYVGDSTGAFTIRPDTKMPDGFDPRVRPWYKGAQSSNGSTLTEPYIDAATGKLIISITTPSTKGSQSIGVVGGDLSLQTLVENIGALNFGGMGYAFLVSADGKVLVHPNKDLVMKTLADVYPKNTPKISGDFSEVEADGKDNIVTFTPIKGLPSVNWYLGIAVDKDKSFAMLSEFRTSAVIATLIAVVIIIALLGMLIRVLLQPLHVMTRAMQDIADGEGDLTRRLTIQNHDEFGTLGNAFNRFVERIHTSIREVSSATEQVNEVALRVVSASNSSMVNSDEQANRTNSVAAAINELGAAAQEIARNAAQASSNASDARHLAEDGQQVVERNIKAMTQLSEMISASSSNIEALNSKTVNIGQILEVITSISQQTNLLALNAAIEAARAGEAGRGFAVVADEVRNLAHRTQESAQQVQKMIEELQVGARDSVSTMSESQRHSHDSVEIANLAGERLNSVTQRIGEIYGMNQSVATATEEQTSVVESINMDITEINTLNQEGVENLHSTLRACADLEQQAARLKQLVGSFRI; this is encoded by the coding sequence ATGAATAAAAACCTGCGCTTCAGCCACAAAATCCTGCTTGCAGCCTCCCTTATCGTCATCGCCGCCTTCGCGCTGTTTACCCTCTACAACGACTACCTGCAACGCAACGCCCTTCGCGACGACCTCAACAATTACTTGCACGAAATGGGCGACGTCACCGCCAGCAACATTCAGACCTGGCTCACCGGGCGTATTGCACTGGTGGAAAACGCTGCGCAAAACATCGCCGTCAACCCCGAACCCTCCACCGTAGCCAGCCTGCTCGAACAGAAAACCCTGACGTCTTCGTTCATGGCAACCTACGTAGGCGACAGCACGGGCGCCTTCACCATCCGCCCCGACACCAAGATGCCGGACGGCTTCGACCCGCGTGTGCGGCCCTGGTACAAAGGCGCCCAGAGCAGCAACGGCTCAACGCTGACCGAACCTTATATCGATGCCGCCACCGGCAAGTTGATCATTTCCATCACCACCCCAAGCACCAAGGGCAGCCAAAGCATCGGTGTGGTGGGGGGTGACCTGAGCCTGCAAACCCTGGTGGAGAATATCGGCGCACTGAATTTCGGCGGCATGGGCTATGCCTTCCTGGTCAGTGCCGATGGCAAAGTGCTGGTGCATCCGAACAAAGATCTGGTGATGAAGACCCTCGCCGACGTATACCCGAAGAACACGCCGAAGATCAGCGGAGACTTCAGCGAAGTCGAGGCCGACGGCAAAGACAATATCGTGACTTTTACCCCGATCAAGGGCCTGCCCTCGGTGAATTGGTACCTCGGTATTGCAGTAGATAAAGACAAATCCTTCGCCATGCTCAGCGAATTCCGCACCTCCGCCGTGATCGCCACGCTGATTGCCGTGGTGATCATCATCGCCCTGCTGGGCATGCTGATCCGCGTGCTGTTGCAGCCGCTGCATGTAATGACCCGCGCCATGCAGGACATCGCCGACGGCGAAGGTGACCTGACCCGCCGCCTGACCATCCAGAATCACGATGAATTCGGCACCCTGGGTAACGCATTCAACCGATTCGTGGAGCGGATTCATACATCGATCCGCGAAGTATCCTCGGCTACCGAGCAGGTGAATGAAGTGGCATTGCGGGTGGTCAGCGCGTCCAACTCGTCGATGGTCAACTCCGACGAGCAAGCCAACCGCACCAACAGCGTCGCGGCCGCGATCAATGAGCTGGGCGCCGCCGCCCAGGAAATCGCCCGTAATGCGGCGCAAGCCTCGAGCAACGCCAGCGATGCGCGCCACCTGGCCGAAGATGGGCAACAAGTGGTTGAACGCAACATCAAGGCGATGACTCAGCTGTCCGAGATGATCAGTGCCTCCAGCAGCAATATCGAAGCGCTCAATAGCAAAACCGTGAATATCGGCCAGATTCTTGAGGTGATCACCAGCATTTCCCAGCAAACCAACCTGCTGGCCCTGAACGCCGCCATCGAAGCGGCCCGCGCAGGCGAAGCCGGGCGTGGGTTTGCGGTGGTTGCCGATGAAGTGCGCAACCTGGCCCATCGCACCCAGGAATCGGCGCAACAGGTGCAAAAAATGATCGAGGAGCTGCAAGTCGGCGCCCGCGACTCGGTCAGCACCATGAGCGAAAGCCAGCGCCACAGCCATGACAGCGTGGAAATCGCCAACCTGGCCGGTGAACGCCTGAATAGCGTGACCCAGCGCATTGGCGAAATCTATGGCATGAACCAGTCGGTGGCCACCGCTACCGAGGAGCAGACCTCGGTGGTGGAGTCGATCAACATGGACATTACCGAGATCAACACCCTCAACCAGGAAGGCGTGGAAAACCTGCATTCGACCCTGCGCGCCTGTGCCGACCTGGAACAACAGGCCGCGCGCCTGAAACAGTTGGTGGGCAGTTTCCGGATCTGA
- a CDS encoding DUF853 family protein produces the protein MSDSTQLLIGADLSGQPIAQAMRLANRHGLIAGATGTGKTVTLQRLAEAFSDAGVAVFAADIKGDLCGLGAAANPQGKVAERIAGMPFLNYTPKAYPVTLWDIHGQSGHPLRTTISEMGPLLLGSLLELTDSQQSALYAAFKVADREGLLLLDLKDLKALLNHLRYHPELLGEDAALMTTGSSQALLRRLAVLEQQGAEALFGEPALQLEDILQPTSDGRGRIHLLDASRLVHEAPKVYATFLLWLLAELFEQLPERGDADKPLLALFFDEAHLLFADTPKALQDRLEQVVRLIRSKGVGVYFVTQSPGDLPDSVLAQLGLRIQHGLRAFTTKEQKSLRAVADGFRPNPAFDALAVLTELGTGEALVGTLQEKGTPEVVQRVLVAPPQSRIGPLSEAERVALVAGSALQGRYDKPIDRESAYEVLMARKDLGPTEEAKPTAEEPSFTDKAGAFLGTAAGKALKSAMQQAANQMGRQLVRGLLGSLLGGSKRK, from the coding sequence ATGTCTGATTCCACGCAACTCCTTATCGGCGCAGACCTCTCTGGCCAGCCGATTGCCCAGGCCATGCGTCTGGCCAACCGTCACGGGCTGATCGCCGGCGCCACCGGCACCGGCAAAACCGTCACATTGCAACGTCTGGCCGAAGCCTTCAGCGATGCGGGGGTGGCGGTGTTCGCCGCTGATATCAAGGGTGACCTGTGTGGCCTGGGCGCGGCGGCGAACCCCCAGGGCAAGGTCGCCGAGCGCATTGCGGGCATGCCCTTCCTTAATTACACACCTAAGGCTTATCCGGTCACGCTGTGGGATATCCACGGGCAGTCCGGTCATCCGTTGCGCACCACCATCAGCGAAATGGGGCCCCTGCTGCTCGGCAGCCTGCTGGAACTCACCGACAGCCAGCAGTCGGCCCTGTATGCAGCCTTCAAGGTGGCAGACCGCGAAGGCTTGCTGTTGCTGGACCTCAAGGACCTCAAGGCGCTGCTCAACCATCTGCGCTATCACCCGGAGTTGCTTGGCGAGGATGCGGCATTGATGACCACCGGCTCCAGCCAGGCGCTGCTGCGGCGCCTGGCGGTGCTGGAACAGCAGGGCGCCGAGGCGTTGTTTGGTGAGCCGGCGCTGCAGCTTGAAGATATCCTGCAGCCCACCAGCGACGGGCGCGGGCGTATCCACCTGCTGGATGCCAGCCGCCTGGTGCACGAGGCGCCGAAGGTCTACGCGACCTTCCTGCTGTGGCTGTTGGCGGAGTTGTTCGAGCAATTGCCGGAGCGCGGTGACGCGGACAAACCGCTGCTGGCGCTGTTTTTCGATGAGGCGCACCTGCTCTTCGCCGACACGCCCAAGGCGTTGCAGGATCGCCTGGAGCAAGTGGTGCGGCTGATCCGTTCCAAAGGGGTTGGCGTGTATTTCGTCACCCAATCGCCGGGCGACCTGCCGGACAGCGTGCTGGCTCAACTCGGCTTGCGCATCCAGCATGGCTTGCGGGCGTTCACCACCAAAGAACAGAAGTCCTTGCGCGCCGTGGCAGACGGTTTTCGGCCGAACCCGGCCTTTGATGCCCTGGCGGTGCTGACCGAGTTGGGCACCGGTGAGGCGTTGGTGGGAACGTTGCAGGAAAAAGGCACGCCGGAAGTCGTCCAGCGCGTGCTGGTGGCGCCGCCGCAATCACGGATCGGGCCGTTGAGCGAGGCGGAACGTGTTGCGCTGGTCGCCGGTTCAGCATTGCAGGGCCGCTATGACAAGCCGATCGACCGGGAATCCGCCTATGAAGTGCTGATGGCGCGCAAGGACCTGGGGCCGACCGAGGAGGCCAAGCCGACGGCCGAGGAACCGAGTTTCACCGATAAGGCCGGAGCGTTTCTGGGAACGGCGGCGGGCAAGGCGCTGAAGTCCGCCATGCAGCAAGCCGCCAATCAGATGGGGCGGCAACTGGTGCGGGGTTTATTGGGCTCGTTGCTGGGCGGCAGCAAGCGCAAGTAG